A DNA window from Gemmatimonadetes bacterium SCN 70-22 contains the following coding sequences:
- a CDS encoding gliding-motility protein MglA: MSMINYASREINCKIVYYGPGLGGKTTNLEHVYKKVSPDTRGKLISLATESERTLFFDFLPVDLGTIRGFKTRFHLYTVPGQVYYNASRKLILKGVDGIVFVADSQVDRMEANQESMQNLYDNMAEYGYDLTRMPFIVQYNKRDLPNAASLAELQDALNPGWEVTEPARQRLTPDTWHAGENLVEQLPTGEWVERAPYFEAVAVTGDGVFDTLKAVSKLVLKALS, encoded by the coding sequence ATGTCGATGATCAACTACGCCTCGCGCGAGATCAACTGCAAGATCGTGTACTATGGCCCGGGGCTGGGGGGCAAGACGACCAACCTCGAGCACGTCTACAAGAAGGTGTCGCCCGACACGCGCGGGAAGCTCATCTCGCTGGCGACGGAGAGCGAGCGGACGCTCTTCTTCGACTTCCTCCCGGTCGACCTTGGTACCATCCGGGGCTTCAAGACGCGCTTCCATCTCTACACGGTGCCGGGGCAGGTGTACTACAACGCCTCGCGCAAGCTCATCCTGAAGGGGGTGGACGGGATCGTCTTCGTCGCCGACTCGCAAGTGGACCGCATGGAGGCGAACCAGGAGTCGATGCAGAACCTGTACGACAACATGGCGGAGTACGGTTACGACCTCACGCGCATGCCGTTCATCGTGCAGTACAACAAGCGCGACCTCCCCAACGCCGCGTCGCTGGCGGAGCTGCAGGACGCGCTGAACCCCGGGTGGGAAGTGACGGAACCGGCGCGCCAGCGCCTGACCCCGGACACGTGGCACGCCGGCGAGAACCTGGTGGAGCAGCTGCCGACCGGCGAATGGGTGGAGCGGGCCCCGTATTTCGAGGCGGTGGCCGTGACGGGCGACGGCGTCTTCGATACCTTGAAGGCAGTCTCGAAGCTCGTCCTCAAAGCCCTGTCGTAG